From Mauremys reevesii isolate NIE-2019 linkage group 10, ASM1616193v1, whole genome shotgun sequence, the proteins below share one genomic window:
- the CLEC19A gene encoding C-type lectin domain family 19 member A yields MKFCPQSEMVIRWDFCVLLSMVLLATQAFPQTNIKISQAMPEPVESYSCPLFWTEYEGYCYRYFPINKTWAEADLYCAEFSIGIKSAKLASIHSWEENVFVYDLVNSRVPGIPTDIWMGLHDLRQEGHFEWTDGSSYDYNYWDGNQPDDGIHSIPEEEDCVQIWYRYNSALRSWNDNSCNREFPFVCKIPSLAID; encoded by the exons ATGAAATTTTGTCCTCAGTCAGAGATGGTGATCAGATGGGATTTCTGTGTGCTCCTCTCAATGGTTTTGCTCGCTACCCAGGCTTTCCCACAGACAAACATTAAAATCAGTCAAG cTATGCCAGAGCCAGTTGAGTCCTACTCCTGCCCACTGTTTTGGACAGAATATGAAGGGTACTGTTACAGATACTTTCCCATCAATAAAACATGGGCTGAAGCCGATCTCTATTGTGCAGAATTTTCCATTGGCATAAAATCAGCCAAATTAGCATCGATTCACAG CTGGGAAGAGAATGTCTTTGTATATGACCTGGTAAACAGCCGAGTGCCTGGAATACCCACCGATATCTGGATGGGACTTCATGACCTAAGACAG GAAGGCCACTTTGAATGGACAGATGGTTCTTCCTATGACTATAACTACTGGGATGGCAACCAGCCAGATGATGGGATCCACTCTATTCCGGAAGAGGAGGACTGTGTACAGATCTGGTACAGATATAACAGTG CTTTACGCTCATGGAATGACAACAGCTGCAACAGAGAATTCCCATTTGTCTGCAAgattccatcactggcaattgaTTAG